A part of Palaemon carinicauda isolate YSFRI2023 chromosome 8, ASM3689809v2, whole genome shotgun sequence genomic DNA contains:
- the LOC137645032 gene encoding uncharacterized protein, which translates to MRYRTSFRDKVFYFIFIILLYCLMPTVIIRTPMKKEYMINSHFLTSDKILTECDITFNLGVCRCNRSIRANLPEICPNKFPDVEEVLKKMKTSFGETICGDWATLRGPNQRVASYSIYGPFLDDYYLGIEYMLPRILQMYPGWNMRLYHHMNLSDPRVNEWICGLACQYPHFDLCNAENLHILGNITNSTGRAWRFALLGDKFVERFIVRDTDSPIYQREVDAVQEWISEGTCFHVMRDNPGHKVPVPGGLWGGCNNWKPQEVLDIAKSVFQMANTTRSDQGQVSKRIYPLARKNGTIHDSYYCNHFNGSKPFPTQRYNDTYVGQKSLLKYFRRRTLKPCPVNCRPKNHKDWLYC; encoded by the exons atgAGGTACAGGACGTCTTTCAGAGATAAAGTGTTCTACTTCATCTTTATTATTCTACTCTACTGCCTAATGCCTACGGTCATTATAAGAACACCTATGAAAAAGGAATACATGATTAATAGCCACTTTCTGACAAGTGACAAAATCTTGACTGAATGTGACATTACCTTCAATTTAGGAGTTTGTCGCTGCAACAGAAGTATTCGAGCTAACTTACCCGAGATTTGTCCAAACAAGTTTCCTGATGTTGAAGAAGTACTCAAAAAAATGAAAACGTCATTTGGAGAGACCATCTGCGGAGATTGGGCCACACTAAGAGGACCTAATCAGAGG GTAGCCAGCTATTCAATTTACGGACCTTTTTTGGACGACTATTATCTCGGCATCGAATACATGCTTCCTCGAATATTGCAAATGTATCCTGGATGGAATATGAGACTATACCATCATATGAACCTGTCAGACCCAAGAGTTAATGAATGGATATGTGGACTGGCCTGCCAATATCCACATTTTGATCTTTGCAACGCCGAAAACCTTCACA TCTTAGGTAACATAACAAACTCGACCGGTCGGGCGTGGAGGTTTGCCCTCCTGGGAGACAAATTCGTCGAGAGATTCATAGTGAGGGACACCGATTCTCCCATTTATCAGAGAGAAGTGGATGCTGTTCAAGAATGGATCTCAGAGGGAACT TGCTTCCATGTAATGAGAGACAATCCTGGGCATAAAGTCCCTGTTCCGGGTGGTCTCTGGGGTGGGTGCAATAACTGGAAACCTCAAGAAGTTCTCGATATCGCTAAGAGTGTCTTTCAAATGGCCAATACAACACGTTCTGACCAGGGACAAGTTTCC AAAAGAATATATCCTCTAGCCAGAAAGAACGGCACCATACACGACTCGTACTATTGTAACCATTTCAATGGCAGTAAACCTTTCCCAACTCAAAGGTACAATGATACATACGTTGGACAAAAGTCCCTTTTGAAGTACTTCCGGAGGCGGACCCTTAAGCCCTGCCCTGTGAATTGTCGACCTAAAAACCACAAGGATTGGCTGTATTGCTGA